The Montipora capricornis isolate CH-2021 chromosome 3, ASM3666992v2, whole genome shotgun sequence genome includes the window atgaattTACAATTTGTTGAAGTTTTTGATTGACATTAAACTCTATTTTTGGAGTATCTGTCTTGTCCACAAATCAAATCGGGAAATGAAAAAGCCTTACTTTGCGAACATTCCATTAGTGGGATAAAAGGTTAACTctatattattaaattctcaatctCGGAtaatgctctgattggttcactcaatctcggttatttaacaattattcgccgaaggcgaagtgtatcggtgaatattcaccgagacgaagtcgaggtgaatattcaccaataatcacagagcctgaggcgaataattgttttagtataaatacacaggtgattatttcaaaaaagagaaaaaaaaaacatttcaacgcgaaatcatcttcacttacagtggcaaaacgactactggcagccattttgtccgtcgaggtgattatcggctgataatccgagatagcgagccaatgagagcgcgcgattttgtataattacctgtgtatttatactaacagctcatataccttagttttaccttatatggtaaattatTAAGCTacgcgttgctaagctaaaaatttttcgccggaaagcgaaatttctctctgaataaagccaaaaaagaaaaaaacacttttttgtggaaagtttggatcaattccgacgttttgGATAagtgaaaaggcaagaaatgtttttgtgaggAACCAACGTCTGTCTGACCGCAAGGTATTAAACAACATCACATCTTCATCacgtttttttcgatttcgctcggattttcttcCTCtcttcgctcgtatttcgtaattccaaatttttggagttaaaggaatttaataaaacaattattctattcgcgcttgttggagatgagactggttatagccaactcggcgctacgcgcctcgttggctatttaccatctcatatccaacaagcgcgaatggaataattgttaattatataaacatcaatgaaataccaagcGAGCTTTCGCCCGagaacatgatatcttcacacgtgaagataacatgtcaTCTATTAGGATAAATCATATCAACTTTTAGCGAAAATCGTTTTGCCCTAAAAGACTATATCACGATTTTCAGCCAGGTACCGTGCGATACACCacactttttctttccttgattATTCGCCTTTAAGGCAAAATTCCATGgcgtattgagcgctcttcgtgaaatttaattttaaagccctCTCTTCTTTCCTCTCCGCTCTTATGAACGTTGTTATGCTTCGAGAATTAGAGTGCGTCGGCAAACCGTTCATTCTATGCCAAATCCAACTCGAGTTGAAGGATCTTTCTTGCTTTTTCGTTCCTGGGTTATTAGCATGTTACCATAGGAGAAAATTGGCACTTTTCGCCACCTCCTTGAAAACTTTCACCCCATGTTTATTTACATGGTAGGATAATTCGGCCGCTGTAAAAAGATAAGAGCTGTTGATATGGCAACCGTGGCCATAAAAAGCAACAAGAAAAACCGGTCTATAACTTTAGCAACTGATTCCCATTCTTCTTTGACCTCGTCCTGTTTTTCTTGGTCCTTAGCGCGTTCGGCGAGCACGTTAATTCCTTCCAGAAGTTTGTCTTGTGCAGAAGGTACTCTGTGGCGTATGTTGTTGTCATTTACCGTGTTAATAAAATCCCGGGAAGTTAAAACCTTCTCACTGACTTTTGGCGCGATGACTAGGACATCTTTAGGACTGCCATCCGTGTCCAAGGCGTTCCCGTTTTGTTCGGGCATGATCGGACTGTAGGTGTGGGTGTTCGGATTGTAAGGGGTGAATCGTCGCTTTGGTTTCTGCTTTGGTGGGGCAACCCGAAGAATCGGCGCCAGGATATCGATTAATACGACGCGAACCCATTGTGGAACGTCCGAACTCGGTCCCGTGGCTTCGTAGAGATTGAGAACAAAACATGTTGCAATTAATGCTAGGCCGATCTCTACCATGGAAGCCACAAAGAATTTTCCGATGAGTGGCGTTACGTCTGAAGTGGTGGGAGTATTCTCGGCGATCATTAACATGAATACAGTCATGGCCAGTAGCGTGGTGATCACCAGTGTAACTCTCTCTCCTGTGTTGGGCGGTAGAACGAAGGTCAAGAGGGCAAAGGCCGTAATGAGAAAACACGGAACGATCAGATTATTGAAGTAAAACAGTACTTTTCTTCTGATGTGGAGTGTAAAGATAACGTTTGGATATGGCTCGGGACAGCAgctgagaaaaaaagaatatattCGTTATCTCGTAATACATATGCATTTAACAAGAAATGACTTTCGCCACCGTCCAGACCTAATTATATTTTCTCTCAACTAATccttaaaatacaaaatcaaataaCACTGGTTTTCTATCTGTGTATATGTATATCCTTGGTTCGTTCTTAGTCTAAGAGTCACTTACGAATCTACCAAAATAGAGTTGACGTTAAGCCTGCTTTCCACCAGCGACTTAAACACAAAcgcaaggatcaaaattttccgttttccttgtgcttgcgttcgcttgtgTAGTATGAAAACGGAACGCATTCGTGCAAACACAACGCAACAGCTGTAATGTTGGTCCAATGAAAAAGAGCCGTCCCTGATTCCTCTCTCAACACGGGTTTTGCAAAGCACCAAAGTGAGGGACACAATACACACGCGGCACTTAAACTTAAATACTGGAGACCACGCcattaaaaaggttttttagacttaaatgctgtggatcagcgctGTTTAATTAAAAGAGTACTTTGACTTTAATCCAATTGATGTGAATTTGATCTTATGTAGTTATAAGGAAATGTCCAATTGCAACCTCCCATCACAGGCTGGTGCAATTTCTGTAGCCCAGTTTACACGACAAACATATTGGGCACGGCACCCCTACAATTTGGTACCCGTGCCTAAAATTTTAGTTACGGTTCCTTCAGTATTTATCGTGTAAATGGAAATTTTATAGGCACGGATGCCCAAAAGTTAAGGCGCTATATGCTTAACAATTTTAGCGGTGCCGTTTGTAATTCTAACggtgttccccccccccccccccctccaaaaaaaaaattgtggtaaacccaaataaagaaaattttgtcGTGTGAACGGGCAATGGATGGGTGGACCGAAAATATAGGCACGGGTGCCAAATCGGAGGGGTGCCGTGCccataatagggccgtttatacgagagaaaataagccgcggctaactctggccgcggcttacgtaagccgcgaaaggaactatttatacgagtataaactcacgggccaggataagccacggcttgagaaagccgtgaacgtagattttgtaccatttatacgggatgttcgcgtcttatgtaagccgcggcttattttctctcgtataaacggccctaatgtttgTCGTGTAAACCGGGCTTGTATTGgccatttcggaaaataccataatactctttgtttgtccccccaaattttacataagcattgttttcgttttctcttggCACCATTGtgaaatttggggggacaagcAAAGACTGTTaaggtattttccgaagtggtcTATTTAGCCGCTTCTGAAAACTTATGACAGGCAATGTAAAGATTTCAACCATGGGACAAAGTAGTGAACGAAATGAGTATGAGGGACGGTAAAGTTAAATTGAATGACAGTTGTTGATCCATCCATGTGCAACTTAGGATACAGTTAAATAATGGAGATGCTATGTCATCGGGAATTAATTGCCAACGACCAAGCCGAGCAAAGACAggaggcttgcgaggcggccagcttaatgccgtgcgaagtattgcagcaggcagaaaaagtatcgatcgtgctgtgaaaagtgtaatgtaataTGTAAGATCCCTGGAAattttagtagggaccaatgaaagcgcaTGTTtcgatgtgtgatgtcattag containing:
- the LOC138040838 gene encoding neuronal acetylcholine receptor subunit alpha-7-like isoform X3, which translates into the protein MAGKASLRLLCVAMLVLHTDAVIKRDDDELKLVKDLFDNYSKEVRPVKNKNAAIEVKFGIAYTQLVELDEKNQVLVSNVWIRQKWNNHLLRWNESKYGNIKSINVDPKEVWVPDIVLYNNANTGIISGNMDQFKTRVILSSDGTNTWYAPTILRSRCAIDIKYFPFDDQKCDLHFGSWTYDGLRVDLVNASEGVDLKSYMESGEFKMVEAPVKRIVLKYSCCPEPYPNVIFTLHIRRKVLFYFNNLIVPCFLITAFALLTFVLPPNTGERVTLVITTLLAMTVFMLMIAENTPTTSDVTPLIGKFFVASMVEIGLALIATCFVLNLYEATGPSSDVPQWVRVVLIDILAPILRVAPPKQKPKRRFTPYNPNTHTYSPIMPEQNGNALDTDGSPKDVLVIAPKVSEKVLTSRDFINTVNDNNIRHRVPSAQDKLLEGINVLAERAKDQEKQDEVKEEWESVAKVIDRFFLLLFMATVAISTALIFLQRPNYPTM
- the LOC138040838 gene encoding neuronal acetylcholine receptor subunit alpha-9-like isoform X1; the protein is MTRTTCRLFHGVFTLHWLTTLMWLGLQGKGVGLMTFSPNFGGVNTTEATTTEQSKDLETRPSKDPHNYTLDAVIKRDDDELKLVKDLFDNYSKEVRPVKNKNAAIEVKFGIAYTQLVELDEKNQVLVSNVWIRQKWNNHLLRWNESKYGNIKSINVDPKEVWVPDIVLYNNANTGIISGNMDQFKTRVILSSDGTNTWYAPTILRSRCAIDIKYFPFDDQKCDLHFGSWTYDGLRVDLVNASEGVDLKSYMESGEFKMVEAPVKRIVLKYSCCPEPYPNVIFTLHIRRKVLFYFNNLIVPCFLITAFALLTFVLPPNTGERVTLVITTLLAMTVFMLMIAENTPTTSDVTPLIGKFFVASMVEIGLALIATCFVLNLYEATGPSSDVPQWVRVVLIDILAPILRVAPPKQKPKRRFTPYNPNTHTYSPIMPEQNGNALDTDGSPKDVLVIAPKVSEKVLTSRDFINTVNDNNIRHRVPSAQDKLLEGINVLAERAKDQEKQDEVKEEWESVAKVIDRFFLLLFMATVAISTALIFLQRPNYPTM
- the LOC138040838 gene encoding neuronal acetylcholine receptor subunit alpha-7-like isoform X2 — encoded protein: MMHHQWQAFFLGYLAAINFTTTIDAVIKRDDDELKLVKDLFDNYSKEVRPVKNKNAAIEVKFGIAYTQLVELDEKNQVLVSNVWIRQKWNNHLLRWNESKYGNIKSINVDPKEVWVPDIVLYNNANTGIISGNMDQFKTRVILSSDGTNTWYAPTILRSRCAIDIKYFPFDDQKCDLHFGSWTYDGLRVDLVNASEGVDLKSYMESGEFKMVEAPVKRIVLKYSCCPEPYPNVIFTLHIRRKVLFYFNNLIVPCFLITAFALLTFVLPPNTGERVTLVITTLLAMTVFMLMIAENTPTTSDVTPLIGKFFVASMVEIGLALIATCFVLNLYEATGPSSDVPQWVRVVLIDILAPILRVAPPKQKPKRRFTPYNPNTHTYSPIMPEQNGNALDTDGSPKDVLVIAPKVSEKVLTSRDFINTVNDNNIRHRVPSAQDKLLEGINVLAERAKDQEKQDEVKEEWESVAKVIDRFFLLLFMATVAISTALIFLQRPNYPTM